The DNA sequence GCGCGTCGACCCCGCCGTCACCTACCTGCAGTCGCTCTATCCCTTTCCCAACCAGCTGGCGCTGGTAGAGAAAATGGATGCGATGTTTCCCGGCGAAGTGTTCTCGCATCTCGAATTCGTGCGGCTGGATGGCAACATCACCTGCTTCGGCCTGCCGCTGGTCAAGTTCACCACCGAGGCGCGGCTTAACGAGATCATCCGCCTGCATGAGGAAAATGGCTGCCCGATCTTCAACCCGCACCGCTACACGCTGGAAGAGGGCGGCATGAAGCAGACCGACGCGGTGCAACTCGCCTTCAAGCGCGAGACCGACCCGCAAGGCCTGCTCAATCCCGGCAAGATGATCGCCTGGGAAAACCCGGACTATGACTACCGTTCGGGCCGGACGTTCCTGTTCAAGGGGTTGCAAAAGGCTGGGTAATGAACATCCTCGTCCTCTATGCCCATCCCGTCGAGACCAGCTTCAATGCCGGCCTGCACCGGATGATCGTCGAGCGGCTCACGATGGCTGGCCATTCGATCGATGACTGCGATCTCTACGGCGAGGATTTCGATCCGCGTCTGACGCGCAGGGAGAGGCTGGATTATCACAATTTCCGCGGTCCCGGGGATCCTGCGGCGCCATACGTCGAGCGCCTGTTGCGGGCCGATGCGCTGGTGCTTTCCTATCCGGTCTGGAATTACGGTTTCCCGGCGATCCTGAAAGGGTTTTTCGATCGCGTCTTCCTGCCGGGCGTGTCGTTCAAGCTGGTCGACGGCAAGGTGGAGCCGTCGCTGCACAACATAAGAAAGGTCGCGGCGGTCACCTCCTATGGCGGCAGCCGGTTCCGCGCCTTTCTGATGGGCGACCCGCCGCGAAAACTGATCAAGCGCATGCTGCGCGCCACGGTAAAGCCGGGTGCTTCCGTTTCCTATCTGGCGCATTATTCGATGAACCTTTCGACCGACGAGACGCGCAAGGCATTCCTGGCCAAGGTCACGGCCAGCATGGACAGATTCTGATGCGCGCGCTGGTGGTCTATTGCCATCCGGTGCCGGAGAGCTTTTGCGCCGCTATCCGTGACACCGCCGTGGAGGTTCTGACGGGAAGAGGCTGGGAGGTGCGGCTGCTCGACCTCTACGCCGAGAAGTTCGATCCGGTGATGAACTGCGAGGAACGGCGTTTCTACAACGACCAGGCGCCGCAGGATCCTGCGCTGAAGCCGCATTTCGAGCTGCTCAACTGGGCCGAGGCGATTCTCTTCGTCTATCCGACCTGGTGGTACGGGCTGCCGGCGATGCTGAAGGGTTGGCTCGACCGGGTGTGGGCGACCAACGTCGCCTTCAAGCTTCCGGCCGGCAAGGGGCGGATCAAATCGCTGATGCGGCATGTGACCATGGTTGGCGTCATCACCACCTGCGGCGCGCCGACATGGTGGAGCGTCGTCGTCGGCCAGCCGGGGCGCAAGACCCTGCTGCGCGGCATGCGGGCGCTCTGCGCCACGCGCTGCAAGACGTTTTTCCTGGCGCATTATCTGATGGATAGCTCGACGTCGAAGAGCCGGGCGGCGTTCCTGGCGAAGGTGCGGGCGAAGCTGGAGCGGTTTTAAGCAATTAGCGTCCTTCTCCCCGTTCACGGAGAGAAGATGCCGGCAGGCAGATGAGGGGCGGTGCCAGCGTTTGCCTCAGTTTGAGACGTTCGCGCCGCCCCTCATCCGACCCTTCGGGCCACCTTCTCCCCGTGAACGGGGAGAAGGAAAAAGCGGCGCTACATCTTCGTCCGTTCCGATTTCGGATCGTACATCGGTTTCAGCGATGCCTCAGCCGCAAACCGTTCGCCGGCGATCTCGATTTCATAAGTCGAGGCGAGCACATCCGCCTCGCTCTGCCCTTGGCACGGCACATAGCCCAGCCCGATCGCTCCGCCGAGATGGTGGCCGTAATTGCCCGAAGTGATCGGACCGATGATCTTGCCATCGCGCAGGATCGCTTCGTTGTGGAAGAGCAGAGGCTGCGGGTCCTTGAGGCGGAACTGGACCAGGCGGCGGTCCAATCCGGCCTCCTTCTTCTTCAGCACGGCATCGCGGCCGATGAAATCGCCCTTGGCCGTCTTCACCGCGAAGCCGAGGCCCGCCTCCAGCACATTGTCCTCATCGGTGATGTCGTGTCCGAAATGGCGGAAAGCCTTTTCTATGCGGCAGGAATCGAGCGTGTGCAGTCCACAGAGCTTTAGCCCGACATCGGCACCGGCCTCATCGATGGCCTCGAAGACATGGGCGGCCTGTTCGGTCGAGATGTAAAGCTCCCAGCCGAGCTCTCCGACATAGGTGACGCGGTGCGCCCGGGCGAGGCCCATGCCGATTTCGATCTCCTGGAACGTGCCGAACGGATTGTTCTCGTTGGAGAAGTCGTTGGGGCTGACCTTCTGGATCAGTTTTCGCGCATCCGGGCCCATCACGCAGAGCACGCTTTCAGCGGCGGTTACGTCCGTGATGATGACGAACTGGTCGCCGACATGCCGGTGCAGCCAGGCGAGGTCGCGCTGCAGCGTGGCGCCCGGCACGACGAGGAAATAGGCCGTATCCGAAAGCCGCGACACGGTGAGGTCGCTCTCTATGCCGCCGCGCTGGTTGAGCATTTGCGTGTAGACGATCTTGCCCGGCGCCACGTCCATGTCGTTGGCGCAGAGTCTTTGCAGGAAGGTGCAGGCGTCGCGGCCCTCGACGCGGATCTTGCCGAACGACGTCATGTCGAACAGGCCGACGTTGCCGCGGACCGCCAGATGCTCCTCGCGCTGGTTATCAAACCAGTTCTGCCGCTTCCAGGAATAGCGATATTCGCGCTCCTGGCCTTCGCGGGCGAACCAGTTGGCACGCTCCCAGCCGGCGACTTCGCCGAACACGGCGCCGCGCGCCTTCAGATGCTCGTGCAGGGGCGAGCGGCGCACACCACGCGAGGTTGCCATCTGGCGATAGGGGAAATGGTCGGCATAAAGCAGGCCGAGCGTTTCGGAGACGCGTTCCTTGAGATAGCGGCGGTTCTTCTGGAACGGCTGGGTGCGGCGGATGTCGACTTCCCACAGGTCGAACGGGGCTTCACCATCGTTGATCCACTGCGCCAGCGCCATGCCGGCGCCGCCCGAGGAGACGATGCCGATCGAATTGTAGCCGGTCGCCATCCAGTAGCCGCGCAACTCCGGCGCCTCGCCGAGATAGTAGCGGTCATCAGGGGTAAAACTTTCAGGGCCGTTGAAGAAAGTGTGGATGCCGGCGGTCGCCAGCATCGGCATGCGGCTAACGCCCATTTCGAGGATCGGTTCGAAATGGTCCATGTCCTCCGGCAACTGGTCGAAGCAGAAATCCTCGCGGATGCCGTCCATGCCCCATGGCTTGGCCACCGGCTCGAAGGCACCGAGCATCATCTTGCCGGCGTCTTCCTTGTAGTAGGCGCACTCGTCCGGCACGCGCAGCACTGGCAGGCGGCCAAGGCCGGGGATCGGCTCGGTGACCAGATAAAAGTGCTCGCAGGCGTGCAACGGGATGTTCACGCCGTTCTGGGCGCCGAGATCGCGCGCCCACATGCCGGCGCAGTTGATAACGATATCGGTCTCGATCGAGCCCTGGCCTTCGCCTTGCGCCCAGGACACGCCGGAGACGCGGCCATTTTTCGTATGGACCTTGGTGACCTTCACATTCTCCGCGATGGTGGCGCCACGTTGGCGCGCACCCTTGGCCAGCGCCATGGCGATGTTGGCCGGGTCGCACTGGCCGTCGAGCGGCAGATGCACGGCGCCGACCACGTCGGAGACATTGAGATGCGGGTACATCTCCTTGACCTCATTGGGAGAAATCTCGCGCACGTCGACGTCGAAGGCGCGGGCGAGCGACGCCTGCCGGTAGATCTCGTGCTTGCGCTCTTCGGTCAGCGCCACGGTGATCGAGCCGACCTGGCGCATGCCGGTGCCGACCTCGGTCTCGGCTTCCAGCTTGACGTAGAGATCGGCCGAATATTTCGCCAGCCGGGTCATGTTCTGCGAGCCGCGCAACTGTCCGATCAGCCCTGCGGCGTGCCATGTCGTGCCCGAGGTCAGTTGCTTGCGCTCCAGAAGCACGATGTCGGTCCAGCCAAGCTTGGCCAGGTGGTAGGCCACCGAGCAGCCGGAGACGCCGCCACCGATGATGACGGCCCTTGCCTTGGTGGGGATGGCTTTCGTGGGAAGGCTCCTGGCGGTCATGCGGCCTCACGACGGTAGCTGGAAACGAAACGGCGCAGCCGGGCGGCTGCTTCCCTGAGCACGGGTTCGGGCTGGCACAGGCTGATTCTGATATGGCCGGCCGCGGCTTCGCCGAAACTCGAGCCCGGCATGACGCCGACCTTCTCCTTGTCGAGGAAGGCGAAGGCGAATTTCTCGTCGTCGGGTTCGACATCAGATATGTCGAGCATGACATACATGCCGCCTTCGGAACCGCGCACGGTGACATCGTTCATGCCGCGCACCGCATCGAGCAGGACGGTGCGGCGCGCCGCGTAGCGTTCGGCGATGTCCTTGACGCCATAGTGCTGCTCCAGCGCCTCGGCGCAAGCGATGGAGATGAAGGCCGGCAGGCCGTAGGTCGTCACCAAATTGAGATTGATCAGCAGCGTGATCATTTTTTCCGGCCCGGTCAGCCAGCCCATGCGCCAGCCGGTCATGCCGTGGCTCTTGGACATCGAATTGATCACCAGCGTGCGCTCGGCCATGCCGGGCAGCGAGCGCGGCGAGACATGCTCGCCGCCGCCCAGCGTCCAGTAGACCTCATCGGACAGCAGCCAGAGATCGTGCTCGCGGCAGATTTCGGCCAGCTGTTCCAGCCGCTCGCGCGAATAGACGGCACCCGTCGGGTTGTTCGGCGTGTTGATCAGTATGGCGCGCGTGTTGGGCTTGAGTGCGGCACGGATCATGTCCGCGCGCGGTTGGAACCCATCCTCGGCCGGTGTCTCGACGACGGTGAAGCTGGCACCGGCGGCGCTGAAGGTGT is a window from the Mesorhizobium australicum WSM2073 genome containing:
- a CDS encoding NAD(P)H-dependent oxidoreductase is translated as MNILVLYAHPVETSFNAGLHRMIVERLTMAGHSIDDCDLYGEDFDPRLTRRERLDYHNFRGPGDPAAPYVERLLRADALVLSYPVWNYGFPAILKGFFDRVFLPGVSFKLVDGKVEPSLHNIRKVAAVTSYGGSRFRAFLMGDPPRKLIKRMLRATVKPGASVSYLAHYSMNLSTDETRKAFLAKVTASMDRF
- a CDS encoding NAD(P)H-dependent oxidoreductase, translating into MRALVVYCHPVPESFCAAIRDTAVEVLTGRGWEVRLLDLYAEKFDPVMNCEERRFYNDQAPQDPALKPHFELLNWAEAILFVYPTWWYGLPAMLKGWLDRVWATNVAFKLPAGKGRIKSLMRHVTMVGVITTCGAPTWWSVVVGQPGRKTLLRGMRALCATRCKTFFLAHYLMDSSTSKSRAAFLAKVRAKLERF
- a CDS encoding GcvT family protein, whose product is MTARSLPTKAIPTKARAVIIGGGVSGCSVAYHLAKLGWTDIVLLERKQLTSGTTWHAAGLIGQLRGSQNMTRLAKYSADLYVKLEAETEVGTGMRQVGSITVALTEERKHEIYRQASLARAFDVDVREISPNEVKEMYPHLNVSDVVGAVHLPLDGQCDPANIAMALAKGARQRGATIAENVKVTKVHTKNGRVSGVSWAQGEGQGSIETDIVINCAGMWARDLGAQNGVNIPLHACEHFYLVTEPIPGLGRLPVLRVPDECAYYKEDAGKMMLGAFEPVAKPWGMDGIREDFCFDQLPEDMDHFEPILEMGVSRMPMLATAGIHTFFNGPESFTPDDRYYLGEAPELRGYWMATGYNSIGIVSSGGAGMALAQWINDGEAPFDLWEVDIRRTQPFQKNRRYLKERVSETLGLLYADHFPYRQMATSRGVRRSPLHEHLKARGAVFGEVAGWERANWFAREGQEREYRYSWKRQNWFDNQREEHLAVRGNVGLFDMTSFGKIRVEGRDACTFLQRLCANDMDVAPGKIVYTQMLNQRGGIESDLTVSRLSDTAYFLVVPGATLQRDLAWLHRHVGDQFVIITDVTAAESVLCVMGPDARKLIQKVSPNDFSNENNPFGTFQEIEIGMGLARAHRVTYVGELGWELYISTEQAAHVFEAIDEAGADVGLKLCGLHTLDSCRIEKAFRHFGHDITDEDNVLEAGLGFAVKTAKGDFIGRDAVLKKKEAGLDRRLVQFRLKDPQPLLFHNEAILRDGKIIGPITSGNYGHHLGGAIGLGYVPCQGQSEADVLASTYEIEIAGERFAAEASLKPMYDPKSERTKM
- a CDS encoding pyridoxal phosphate-dependent aminotransferase translates to MPKPSSRITGIVPSGKDGWEVHFAAWARKEAGEDIIMLSVGDHDFDTPSETIEACVAAVRGSNHHYTPLPGLPRLRKAMAAASSACTGVETTPEEVIATPGGQAALYAAVQAVLDPGDHAIVVAPYYATYPNTFSAAGASFTVVETPAEDGFQPRADMIRAALKPNTRAILINTPNNPTGAVYSRERLEQLAEICREHDLWLLSDEVYWTLGGGEHVSPRSLPGMAERTLVINSMSKSHGMTGWRMGWLTGPEKMITLLINLNLVTTYGLPAFISIACAEALEQHYGVKDIAERYAARRTVLLDAVRGMNDVTVRGSEGGMYVMLDISDVEPDDEKFAFAFLDKEKVGVMPGSSFGEAAAGHIRISLCQPEPVLREAAARLRRFVSSYRREAA